Below is a genomic region from Castanea sativa cultivar Marrone di Chiusa Pesio chromosome 2, ASM4071231v1.
AGTGATAGATTAGGGGAGagaaaacataattaaaaatggtaaatgttGGGGGGGTCCCCCCCATTCTCGACTCCTGAATTTATCACTCGACGGCCTTGATGAAGCAAGTTGCAAAAGCACACGCAAGCCATTAACTCATAGCATAATGAGGAAATGTTAAAGGGGTCCCAATTCTCAGCACCGGAAAAACATTAATCATTTTCATTTGACGGCCCAGATTAATAGCATTTTCAAAACCACACGCAAAAACATGAAAACGCAATACCATACATAATAACGCATAAAAAAGCGCGTAAGTGCAACATGATTCACGACACGGGTTTAGTCGGCAGTGGCGATTGCGACGAGGTCACGACTCACGCACGCATCCCAAACACAACctcaaactcaaaactcaaacccACACACCCCCATTTGACGGGGCAATTAGCATAGTAAAAGTTCAATGttctcaaactcaaaactcaacCCCACGCCACACCTCTCTACCTATTCATATTCAATTCACCTTCACTGCCTCTCATATTATATTTAACCCTGTTTCTCAAATGCTCTCACAATCTCAATCCATCTCACCCTTTCAATCTCTGTTACTCTCTTTCACACatcaccacaaccaccaccaactACTTTATATTAATGGGCCAGTCCACTTCCAGCTTGGGTTCTCCGTCGGAGTTTAGCCAGTTTTACCCGAGTTATCGGTTCAAACTCAACTCATCGGCGGTTATCGCGCCGTTTGAGTTAATGGAAGAGCCGGAGTCTTCCGAAAACGTCGTCGTCGGTCGTGACTACACAGCCGATCTTCCTGACGAGTGCTTAGCAAGCATTTTCCATTTCCTCGGCACCGGTGACAGGAAACGGTGCTCGCTCGTTTGCCGTAGGTGGCTCAGCGTTGACGGTCAAAGCCGTCACCGTCTCTCTCTCAACGCTCGAGCTGATTTGCTCTCTTCGATTCCTCCTCTCTTCGCTCGCTTCGACTCGGTCACCAAACTCGCTCTCCGATGTGACCGGAAATCGGATAGCATAGACGACGACGCTTTGGTACTGATCTCGATCCGGTGCCGGAGCCTCACCAGCGTGAAGCTCCGTGGTTGCCGCGAGCTCACTGACCTAGGAATGGCCGCTTTTGCTCAGAACTGCAAGGGTTTGAAGAAACTCTCTTGTGGCTCGTGTATGTTCGGCGCTGAAGCCATGAACGCAGTCCTCGATCACTGCACAGCTCTCGAGGAGCTCTCCGTGAAGCGCCTCCGAGGCCTACATGACTCGGCGGAGCTGATCGGTCCTGGCGCTGCGGCGTCGTCTTTGAAATCAATCTGCTTGAAGGAGCTCGTTCATGGTCAAAACTTTGGACCGCTTATAGTCGGTTcgaaaaagctcaaaactttgaAACTCATTCGGTGTTTGGGTGAGTGGGACAAGGTTTTAGATATGTTAGGAAAATTCAACCCTGGTTTGACCGAAAT
It encodes:
- the LOC142626229 gene encoding F-box protein SKIP2; the encoded protein is MGQSTSSLGSPSEFSQFYPSYRFKLNSSAVIAPFELMEEPESSENVVVGRDYTADLPDECLASIFHFLGTGDRKRCSLVCRRWLSVDGQSRHRLSLNARADLLSSIPPLFARFDSVTKLALRCDRKSDSIDDDALVLISIRCRSLTSVKLRGCRELTDLGMAAFAQNCKGLKKLSCGSCMFGAEAMNAVLDHCTALEELSVKRLRGLHDSAELIGPGAAASSLKSICLKELVHGQNFGPLIVGSKKLKTLKLIRCLGEWDKVLDMLGKFNPGLTEIHLERVQVSDVGLCAISNCSNLEILHIVKTPECSNSGLVCVAEHCRLLRKLHIDAWRTNRIGDEGLIVVAKQCPNLQELVLIGMNPTSTSLAPIASNCQKLERLALCGSGTIGDAEIACIAAKCSALKKLCIKGCPISDVGIEALGFGCPNLVKVKVKKCKGVSTEVADWLRDRKGSLIVILDACEIEPLDGNGSEPGVLESGMEFPPIVSQGTMVADVASSSNSRMTVFRTKFGFFTGKNLVACTLRRWSNGEDDSSNSNL